Genomic DNA from Dysgonomonas mossii:
CCAAGTGGGTCTTCAATGGTGATAAAGAGAGTTCGATCGTTTCGCCTGCTGATGGTAAGATTGTTTCTATTGAAGAAGTATATGAACCCGAGTTCTTTAAAGATGAAAGATTATTGGTCTCAGTTTTTATGTCTGTGTTTAATGTACATGCAAATTGGTATCCTCTAGACAATGTGCATATTATATATAAGAAACATCATAAAGGAAGATTTAGAGCTGCTTATTTACCTAAGTCGAGTACAGAAAATGAGCGATCTACAATCGTTTTAGAACGGGAAGATGGTCAACAAATATTAGTCCGACAAATTGCAGGAGCTATGGCCAGACGAATCGTTACTTATCCGGAAATAGGCGATATTGGAAAACTAAACTATCTTTTGGATTTATTAAACTAGGTTCAAGAGTAGATATGTATCTACCTCTTGGAATAGAGGTTAAAGTTGAGATCGGACAAACAGTTATCGGCTGCAGAACTTTAATAGCAGTAAATAATATCAAAAATAAACAATGAAGCGATTTTGATGTACGTC
This window encodes:
- a CDS encoding phosphatidylserine decarboxylase — translated: MNIHQVGRISLINVTLVLVLINTVGIYFINDAFVVSILIIVSTIIWCFTLNFYRSPKWVFNGDKESSIVSPADGKIVSIEEVYEPEFFKDERLLVSVFMSVFNVHANWYPLDNVHIIYKKHHKGRFRAAYLPKSSTENERSTIVLEREDGQQILVRQIAGAMARRIVTYPEIGDIGKLNYLLDLLN